Proteins encoded within one genomic window of Spirulina major PCC 6313:
- a CDS encoding cellulase family glycosylhydrolase: MLKKFLHQLRVQGRRYRHRIYLALALITLLLTQVLSGVQGAIAQSPPLVTPLSTQGSQIIDAQGQPVLLRGVNWFGIETETHAPHGLWARGYREMLQQIHGLGYNVIRLPYSVQMLRSQTVSGIDFNQGSNRELQGKTPLEVMDLVIQAAEREGLLILLDSHRLNDQRIPELWYGDGFSEQDWIGAWEQLARRYRNQKNVIGADLKNEPHGAASWGTGDRATDWRLAAERAGNAILTINPHWLIVVEGVEKNVPGQTLTHWWGGNLEGVRNFPVRLSHPEQLVYSPHEYGAGVYNQPWFNTPEFPNNLEARWHTGFQYIAEENIAPILIGEFGGRQVDAQSKEGIWQRRLVDYIDKHQLHFTYWSWNPNSGDTGGILRDDWQTVDAPKQALLQPLLGQSLTATNPSPEPAPAPIPTPTPTPPPTPTPTPNPQPPTSAGAIAAKAVIQSDWDDGFCVNFEVTNGGANPLDSWRLHFQMNQATINNSWNGDIQRQGTQYTITPPGWAQVLQPGQTNNSIGFCARKTGADYQPRAIAVH, encoded by the coding sequence ATGTTGAAAAAATTTTTACATCAGTTACGGGTGCAAGGACGACGCTACCGCCATCGGATTTATCTCGCCCTGGCGTTAATCACTCTCCTCCTGACTCAGGTTTTGTCCGGAGTGCAGGGTGCGATCGCCCAATCGCCTCCCCTCGTCACCCCCCTGTCCACCCAAGGCAGCCAAATTATCGATGCTCAAGGCCAACCCGTGCTGCTGCGGGGCGTAAATTGGTTTGGCATTGAAACCGAAACCCATGCCCCCCATGGCCTCTGGGCGCGGGGATATCGGGAAATGCTCCAACAGATTCATGGGTTGGGCTACAACGTGATTCGCTTGCCCTATTCGGTGCAAATGTTGCGATCGCAAACCGTGAGCGGCATTGATTTTAACCAAGGCAGCAACCGCGAGCTACAGGGTAAAACCCCCCTGGAAGTGATGGATCTCGTCATTCAAGCCGCCGAACGCGAAGGCTTGCTCATTCTTCTCGATTCCCATCGCCTCAATGATCAGCGCATTCCAGAACTTTGGTACGGGGACGGATTCAGTGAGCAGGACTGGATCGGAGCGTGGGAACAATTGGCCCGACGATATCGCAATCAAAAAAACGTGATTGGTGCAGATTTAAAAAATGAACCCCACGGGGCGGCCAGTTGGGGAACGGGCGATCGCGCCACAGATTGGCGTTTAGCCGCCGAACGGGCCGGTAACGCAATCCTCACGATTAACCCCCACTGGCTGATTGTGGTCGAAGGGGTGGAAAAAAATGTTCCGGGTCAAACCCTTACGCATTGGTGGGGCGGCAATTTGGAAGGGGTGCGCAATTTTCCGGTGCGGTTGAGCCATCCGGAACAGTTGGTGTATTCTCCCCATGAATACGGCGCAGGCGTTTACAATCAGCCCTGGTTTAATACCCCTGAATTTCCGAATAATTTAGAAGCTCGCTGGCACACGGGGTTTCAATACATTGCTGAGGAGAATATCGCCCCGATTTTGATTGGTGAATTTGGCGGTCGGCAGGTTGATGCACAGTCCAAAGAAGGCATTTGGCAGCGTCGTCTGGTGGACTATATCGACAAGCACCAATTGCATTTCACCTACTGGAGTTGGAATCCTAACAGCGGTGATACGGGCGGCATCTTGCGGGATGATTGGCAGACGGTGGATGCGCCAAAGCAGGCACTCTTACAACCCTTGCTGGGTCAATCGCTCACCGCGACAAATCCAAGCCCAGAACCCGCCCCCGCTCCTATCCCGACCCCAACTCCCACGCCGCCCCCAACTCCCACGCCAACCCCTAATCCTCAACCCCCCACCAGTGCTGGCGCGATCGCAGCCAAGGCCGTCATCCAATCGGATTGGGACGATGGATTTTGTGTCAATTTCGAGGTGACGAATGGTGGGGCGAATCCCCTAGACTCGTGGCGGCTTCATTTTCAGATGAACCAAGCCACGATTAACAACAGTTGGAACGGGGACATCCAACGCCAAGGCACACAATACACGATCACCCCTCCAGGCTGGGCTCAGGTGCTCCAGCCGGGTCAAACCAATAACAGTATTGGGTTTTGTGCCCGCAAGACTGGGGCGGACTATCAACCGAGGGCGATCGCAGTTCATTAA
- a CDS encoding DUF4349 domain-containing protein, which produces MGSASRPLIHSLQSLTLAGVSLLALASCGAAPSLESNVAGDVALEQTESASAPQNAASFQGESAPTATLPQLIKRAEVTLAVDSLGTALDELTALVRQRQGDVLTLELNEGDRRSPQAFLQVRIPQAELERTMEDLQTIGTIRQQRITAEDVSNQLVDLDARLRNLRRTEASLLEIMERSGSMADVLTVSKEVSAVRQQIEQIDAQASHLRNQVAFSTLTMTLETTAIAPSTRPPLSSQLGATWQQASDSLQGVTLGFLRLGVWLLVYSPYWLGMGAIAWAVRRRQRAIAPPRTTDSDAPLN; this is translated from the coding sequence ATGGGTTCTGCATCCCGTCCCCTGATCCACTCGTTGCAATCCCTCACCCTAGCGGGGGTGAGCCTCCTGGCTTTGGCCAGTTGTGGCGCGGCTCCCTCGCTGGAATCAAACGTGGCGGGTGATGTTGCCCTGGAACAGACGGAATCAGCCAGTGCCCCCCAAAATGCGGCGAGTTTTCAGGGTGAATCCGCCCCCACAGCAACCCTACCCCAATTAATTAAACGGGCGGAGGTGACTCTGGCGGTGGATTCCTTAGGGACGGCGTTGGATGAACTGACGGCACTGGTACGGCAACGGCAGGGGGATGTGTTGACCTTGGAATTGAATGAGGGCGATCGCCGCTCACCCCAAGCCTTTTTACAGGTACGCATTCCCCAAGCGGAGTTAGAGCGAACGATGGAGGATTTACAGACGATTGGCACCATCCGTCAGCAACGGATCACCGCCGAAGATGTGAGCAATCAACTGGTGGATTTGGATGCACGGCTGCGGAATTTGCGGCGCACGGAGGCGAGTTTGTTAGAAATTATGGAGCGATCGGGTTCGATGGCGGATGTGCTCACGGTTTCCAAGGAAGTGAGTGCGGTGCGCCAACAGATTGAGCAAATCGATGCCCAGGCTAGTCATCTCCGCAATCAAGTGGCATTTTCCACCCTGACGATGACCTTAGAAACCACCGCGATCGCCCCTTCCACTCGCCCGCCCCTCTCCTCCCAATTGGGCGCAACCTGGCAGCAGGCCAGTGATTCCCTCCAGGGCGTTACCCTCGGATTCCTGCGCTTGGGGGTGTGGCTGTTGGTCTACAGCCCCTATTGGCTGGGCATGGGTGCGATCGCTTGGGCGGTGCGACGACGGCAACGTGCGATCGCCCCACCCAGGACCACGGATTCCGATGCGCCCCTGAATTAG
- a CDS encoding C40 family peptidase: MPTSPHFAPSPSGEYRCRENLNLYTSSACTGLATQAVAGRQLRIIGAEGDAVRVQLCEDDYPAWLALSDRTLIEPAPMAYHAVRVERDEIERRIEGAIAFARAAMAQPHHYLWGGTVAPDYDCSGLMQAAFASVGVWLPRDSYQQGAFTAAIAFDQLQPGDLIFFQEPEKNRISHVALYAGAAGYLHSSGVQRGRNGIGIDPFTADGSEIGSRYYPLRHSAGRIMHSYQPGDGWNQ, encoded by the coding sequence ATGCCAACTTCTCCTCATTTTGCCCCCTCTCCTAGCGGGGAGTATCGTTGTCGCGAAAATCTTAATCTCTACACATCGTCGGCCTGTACGGGGTTGGCGACTCAGGCGGTGGCGGGTCGTCAATTGCGGATCATCGGTGCAGAAGGGGATGCGGTGCGGGTGCAACTTTGTGAGGATGATTATCCGGCGTGGTTGGCGTTGAGCGATCGCACTTTGATCGAACCCGCCCCCATGGCCTATCACGCCGTGCGTGTTGAACGGGATGAGATTGAACGCCGGATCGAGGGTGCGATCGCCTTTGCCCGCGCTGCCATGGCTCAACCCCATCATTACCTTTGGGGCGGCACGGTCGCGCCCGATTACGACTGTTCCGGCCTGATGCAGGCGGCCTTTGCCTCCGTTGGGGTTTGGCTCCCCCGCGATTCCTATCAACAGGGGGCATTTACAGCCGCGATCGCTTTTGATCAACTCCAACCGGGGGATCTGATCTTCTTCCAAGAACCGGAAAAAAACCGCATTTCCCATGTGGCACTCTATGCGGGCGCGGCGGGCTATCTCCACAGTTCCGGAGTCCAACGGGGTCGCAACGGGATCGGCATTGATCCCTTTACCGCCGATGGCAGCGAAATCGGATCACGCTACTATCCCCTACGCCACAGTGCCGGACGGATCATGCACAGTTACCAACCCGGCGACGGCTGGAATCAATAA
- a CDS encoding M48 family metalloprotease, translated as MFNQTKTLILLTVLSALLIGISYTIIGGWGGAILGVGLAALTNFGSWYYSDRIALAAYQAQPVTAAQAPDLYRIVETLSRKADLPMPAVYVVPTEAANAFATGRDPEHAAVAVTEGLLKMLTPAEVEAVLAHELSHVINRDTLTQAVAATIAGAIAFLAQMASYSLMFFGGGRDRENSNGFGLLLTIIVAPLAATILQLGISRTREFSADAGAARLTGNPRALISALQRLEQAAKKQPMPGNPAFQTLLIFGGGSGDTLAKLFSTHPSTADRVQKLLELDRQLVAA; from the coding sequence ATGTTTAACCAAACCAAAACGTTGATTCTCTTGACTGTCCTCAGTGCGCTGCTGATCGGGATTAGCTACACGATCATTGGCGGCTGGGGCGGGGCGATCCTGGGGGTCGGACTGGCTGCCCTGACTAATTTTGGCTCTTGGTATTATTCCGATCGCATCGCCCTCGCGGCCTATCAAGCCCAACCCGTCACCGCCGCCCAAGCCCCGGATCTTTATCGCATTGTGGAAACCTTGAGCCGCAAAGCGGATCTCCCGATGCCAGCGGTGTATGTGGTTCCCACCGAAGCGGCCAACGCCTTCGCCACCGGGCGCGACCCGGAACATGCTGCCGTCGCCGTCACGGAAGGACTGCTCAAGATGTTGACCCCGGCGGAGGTAGAAGCGGTGCTCGCCCACGAACTTAGCCATGTGATCAACCGCGACACCTTGACCCAAGCCGTCGCCGCCACGATCGCCGGGGCGATCGCCTTCCTCGCTCAGATGGCCAGCTATAGCCTGATGTTCTTTGGTGGTGGGCGCGATCGCGAAAATAGCAACGGTTTCGGTCTATTACTGACGATTATTGTCGCCCCCTTGGCTGCGACGATCTTACAACTGGGCATTTCGCGCACCCGTGAATTCAGCGCCGATGCTGGTGCCGCCCGTTTGACAGGGAATCCCCGCGCCTTGATCAGTGCCTTGCAACGCCTCGAACAGGCGGCCAAAAAACAGCCGATGCCCGGTAATCCTGCCTTTCAAACCCTGCTGATTTTCGGCGGCGGCAGTGGCGACACCCTCGCGAAACTCTTTTCCACTCACCCCAGCACCGCAGACCGGGTACAAAAACTTCTCGAACTGGATCGGCAATTGGTGGCTGCGTAG
- a CDS encoding phosphomannose isomerase type II C-terminal cupin domain yields MSDTNTTEQPRPGIRVEERPWGTVTVLEEGPRYRINRIEVKPQHHISTQMHYHRSEHWVVVSGTARLICDGKETLLMQKQSTYVPMNVQHRVENPGVIPLVMIEVQNGEFLGDEDIIRLPDQES; encoded by the coding sequence ATGAGTGACACCAACACCACCGAACAGCCCCGCCCAGGTATCCGCGTCGAAGAACGCCCTTGGGGAACTGTCACCGTCCTCGAAGAAGGCCCCCGCTATCGGATCAACCGGATCGAAGTCAAGCCCCAGCACCACATCAGCACCCAAATGCACTACCACCGCAGCGAGCACTGGGTAGTCGTGTCGGGAACAGCACGGCTCATTTGTGACGGCAAAGAAACATTATTAATGCAAAAACAATCCACCTATGTGCCGATGAATGTGCAGCACCGGGTCGAAAATCCGGGGGTGATTCCCTTGGTGATGATTGAGGTACAAAATGGGGAATTTTTGGGCGACGAAGATATTATTCGCCTGCCGGATCAGGAGAGTTAA
- a CDS encoding serine hydrolase, whose product MLFFQNDATLEQLGQDVLAAAWAKFPGLARNQIALTWIVYDDPVIVNTGGAISSGEFWGYPVRGFSYRGVERIYPASVVKLFYLVAIQEWLEKEMVSTSPELERAIEDMIVESSNDATSLIVDVLSGTTSGPELPPDLFAAWAKQRQIVNRYYQALGWEELRGVNINQKTWGDGPYGRERQFVGETLENRNMLTTDAIARLLHSIVGGVAVSRDRCQTMMKLLRRSAQASELPSNEENQVMGFIGEGLPSQTKLWSKAGWTSRVRHDAAYIEAPYTQPYLLVIFTEGRLNSQNREIIPFLSHTLLQKMTEL is encoded by the coding sequence ATGCTGTTTTTTCAGAACGACGCGACCCTCGAACAACTCGGACAGGATGTACTCGCCGCCGCATGGGCCAAGTTTCCAGGCCTCGCTCGCAATCAGATCGCGCTCACTTGGATAGTGTATGACGATCCGGTGATTGTGAATACGGGCGGTGCGATTTCCTCCGGGGAGTTTTGGGGCTATCCGGTGCGGGGCTTTAGCTATCGGGGCGTTGAGCGAATTTATCCGGCCAGCGTGGTCAAGTTGTTTTATCTGGTGGCGATTCAGGAATGGCTCGAAAAGGAGATGGTCAGCACGTCGCCGGAACTAGAGCGGGCCATTGAAGATATGATCGTCGAGTCGAGCAACGATGCCACGAGTTTAATTGTGGATGTCCTCAGTGGGACGACGAGCGGGCCAGAGTTGCCGCCGGATCTATTCGCGGCTTGGGCGAAACAGCGTCAGATTGTCAATCGGTATTATCAAGCCCTGGGCTGGGAAGAGTTGCGCGGGGTGAATATTAATCAAAAAACCTGGGGCGATGGCCCCTACGGACGCGAGCGGCAATTTGTGGGGGAAACCTTGGAAAACCGCAATATGTTGACGACAGATGCGATCGCTCGTCTGCTCCATAGCATTGTGGGGGGCGTGGCGGTATCGCGCGATCGCTGCCAAACAATGATGAAACTCCTCCGGCGCTCCGCCCAGGCCAGCGAACTCCCCTCCAACGAAGAAAACCAAGTGATGGGCTTCATCGGGGAAGGTCTGCCCAGTCAAACCAAGCTCTGGTCTAAGGCCGGTTGGACTTCCCGCGTCCGCCACGATGCCGCTTACATCGAAGCCCCCTACACTCAACCCTATCTATTGGTCATCTTCACCGAAGGCCGCCTCAACAGCCAAAACCGCGAAATCATCCCCTTCCTCTCCCACACCCTCCTCCAAAAAATGACCGAACTCTAG